The Nerophis ophidion isolate RoL-2023_Sa linkage group LG09, RoL_Noph_v1.0, whole genome shotgun sequence genome contains a region encoding:
- the rrp12 gene encoding RRP12-like protein → MVRSGKLRSGTSSKLKRWKKGHSSDSNPQTSRHRQAAKSRFFSRPSGKSDLTVDALKLHNDLQKGSLERRKRSQKDAPMEDEPDEALSDRTSGTFLSGLSDCSNLTFRKVQRLWESNSAAHKEICAVLAAVTEVIRSQGGKETETEYFAALMTTLEVVDSPESQAAVAYLLNLTMKRVPAPVLLSKFSDTAKALMDVMSKQNKSETSSALRWILSCLATLLRKQDAAVWTYPSTLQAYHGLLSFTVHSKPKVRKAAQQGVCSILRGSDFLFTDKAPSHHPASATTAKFCIKEMEQAGGSREDTTLLHVLGLMKEVVPTFPVGAVKSCCEILLRVMTLSHVFVTASAMQTFHKLFSGTPSASSLSPELNAQIITALYDYLPSESDLQPMLAWLAVMEKAHVHLASLQSSLSLGHLPRLFSAAMSCLLSPHTQVVSAAASTLKTLLTECVGPRMEEIGMVTATASAGNPSYVCKMFRIVEEGLSYRFHASWPFVLQILGCFYKVAGRQAHPVMTKSLQSLADLRATPRFSFSGELDLAVGGAVESMGPEIVLWVAPLNITGYDDDLEFPRSWLIPVIRDHVKNTHLGFFISYFLPLASTLKKRAEEFEEAGQKLEAKVYQTLQLQIWTMLPGFCTCPVDLVVSFKGIARSLGMAINERPDLRLTVCQALRTIINKSCNTEDEKAEMCRFSKNFLPILFNVYSLQPANGESGSYRMAVLDTIKVYLTVTDPQMISTFLEKAIERLTSAETTEFTRLSMMDLVVAMTPFLNQLTMTKTFQLIRPHLETKEPVMQKKAYRVLEEMCAGERDECRAFVVGNLETLKTVLLKTLIHASSPAKRPRLKCLIHIVRRLDQEHKDFISSLLPEVVICTKEVSVGARKNAYSLLVEIGNAFVRFCGNHKEAMEQYLPLVYVGLTGPVTMITCTVMALTRLVYEYKDDIDVSTMEELLHKVCMLLSSRTRDVVKAALGFIKVIIFIMDSETLASHISVMMEAIGTINNDVRRHFRAKLKNVFTKFVRKFGFELVKSMLPPEYHKVLANIRKAEARSKRRKQVSEQQDDSYSEDETPIKKSDSIEDILADSDSDLSEDEGKARKKKGGKQQKGRAWLKEGEDDDPLNFLDPKVSQRVLATNPERKKSSKADHGFKVTSDGRLIIKEDDDEDAKQKDGEIKDILEEVGVKSKKSQKRKLEDERLDNMDIEPELKYKAGGKGIHRPVGASRDSGTEYKSKKGKGDVKKQGKLDPYAYIPLRKEQLNRRKRAKLQGQFKGMVKGAQKGAVSGRKMLRRKRKA, encoded by the exons atgGTTAGATCTGGGAAACTTCGCTCCGGGACGAGCTCTAAACTCAAACGATGGAAGAAAGGGCACAGCAGCGACTCCAACCCGCAGACGAGCCGACATCGACAGGCTGCTAAAAGTCGCTTCTTTAGCAGACCCTCCG GAAAGAGTGACCTAACGGTAGACGCTCTCAAACTGCACAATGACCTACAGAAAGGTTCGCTGGAGCGCCGCAAAAGAAGCCAGAAGGACGCACCCATGGAAGACGAGCCAGATGAGGCGTTATCAGACCGAACGTCGGGCACCTTCCTCAGCGGCCTGTCAGACTGCTCCAACCTGACCTTTCGGAAGGTGCAGCGGTTGTGGGAGTCCAATTCGGCCGCTCACAAAGAG ATCTGTGCCGTGTTGGCAGCTGTAACTGAAGTGATTCGCAGTCAGGGGGGCAAGGAGACAGAAACGGAGTACTTTGCTGCTTTG atgaccACTCTGGAGGTGGTGGATTCACCGGAGTCGCAAGCTGCAGTGGCTTACCTCCTCAACCTCACCATGAAAAG GGTTCCGGCCCCGGTGCTTTTGTCCAAGTTCTCAGACACCGCCAAGGCTCTGATGGACGTCATGTCCAAACAGAACAAGTCGGAAACGAGCTCAGCTCTTAGATGG ATTCTGTCATGCTTGGCTACTCTGTTGAGGAAACAAGACGCGGCTGTGTGGACGTACCCGTCCACTCTTCAGGCTTACCATGGCCTGCTTAGCTTTACCGTGCACAGCAAACCCAAG GTGCGTAAGGCAGCACAGCAGGGCGTGTGCTCCATCCTCCGAGGGAGTGACTTCCTGTTCACAGACAAAGCGCCCAGCCATCACCCTGCTTCAGCGACCACCGCCAAGTTCTGCATCAAGGAGATGGAGCAAGCAGGAG GCAGCAGAGAGGACACCACATTGCTTCATGTACTTGGGCTCATGAAAGAGGTGGTGCCGACATTCCCCGTAGGCGCCGTCAAGTCTTGTTGTGAGATACTGCTGCGAGTGATGACGCTCAGCCACGTG TTTGTGACTGCCAGCGCCATGCAGACCTTCCACAAACTCTTCAGTGGGACGCCAAGTGCCTCCAGCTTATCACCTGAACTCAATGCACAAATTATCACA GCTTTGTATGACTACCTGCCCAGTGAGAGTGACCTGCAGCCCATGTTGGCCTGGCTCGCCGTCATGGAGAAGGCGCACGTTCACTTAGCAAG TCTGCAGAGTTCTCTGAGTCTGGGCCACCTCCCTCGTCTGTTCTCTGCCGCCATGTCGTGCCTGTTGTCGCCTCACACACAGGTGGTGTCTGCGGCCGCCAGCACACTCAAG ACGCTGTTGACTGAGTGCGTGGGCCCACGCATGGAGGAAATCGGCATGGTAACCGCCACGGCGTCTGCAGGCAACCCCTCTTACGTCTGCAAAATGTTTCG CATTGTAGAAGAGGGCTTGTCCTATCGCTTCCATGCTTCCTGGCCATTTGTTTTGCAAATACTTGGTTGCTTTTACAAGGTTGCAGGCAGACAGGCACACCCCGTCATGACCAAG TCCCTACAGTCTCTTGCCGACCTTCGTGCTACTCCTCGATTCTCCTTCAGTGGCGAGCTGGATCTGGCAGTAGGGGGCGCTGTGGAGAGCATGGGTCCAGAGATTGTTTTGTGGGTGGCGCCTCTCAACATTACGGGTTATGA CGACGACCTGGAGTTCCCCCGCAGTTGGCTGATCCCTGTCATCCGTGATCACGTCAAGAACACTCATCTGGGCTTCTTCATCTCCTACTTCCTTCCTCTGGCCTCCACGCTCAAAAAGAGAG CTGAAGAGTTTGAAGAAGCGGGTCAGAAACTAGAAGCCAAAGTCTACCAGACTTTACAGCTTCAG ATATGGACCATGTTACCTGGTTTTTGCACATGTCCCGTGGACCTGGTGGTGTCCTTCAAAGGCATCGCCCGCTCACTCGGCATGGCCATCAATGAGCGGCCCGACCTGAGGCTCACAGTTTGCCAGGCCCTGCGCACCATTATCAACAAGAGCTGCAACACGG AGGACGAAAAGGCTGAAATGTGTCGCTTCTCCAAGAACTTCCTGCCCATCCTCTTCAACGTGTACAGCTTGCAGCCTGCAAACGGAGAGTCCGGATCCTACAGGATGGCCGTCTTGGACACCATCAAAGTCTACTTGACTGTTACTGACCCACAG ATGATCTCCACGTTCTTGGAAAAAGCCATAGAGCGGTTGACTAGCGCAGAAACCACAGAGTTCACACG GCTGTCCATGATGGACCTTGTGGTTGCCATGACTCCCTTCTTGAATCAGCTCACCATGACGAAGACCTTTCAGCTCATCAGACCACATTTGGag ACTAAAGAACCAGTGATGCAAAAGAAGGCGTACCGCGTGCTGGAGGAGATGTGCGCCGGAGAGCGAGACGAGTGCAGGGCGTTCGTCGTGGGCAACCTTGAGACGCTTAAAACGGTCCTGCTGAAGACTTTGATACACGCCTCTTCACCAGCAAAAAGg CCGCGACTGAAGTGTCTAATCCACATTGTGAGAAGACTCGACCAAGAACACAAAGACTTCATCTCATCACTGCTGCCTGAG GTGGTCATATGTACCAAAGAGGTTTCTGTTGGGGCCCGTAAAAATGCATACTCTCTGCTGGTGGAAATTGGAAATGCTTTTGTGCGCTTCTGTGGAAACCATAAAG AGGCCATGGAGCAGTACCTGCCCTTAGTGTATGTTGGCCTCACGGGCCCCGTCACCATGATCACCTGCACAGTGATGGCCCTCACGCGACTGGTGTATGAGTACAAAG ACGACATAGACGTGTCCACCATGGAGGAGCTGCTGCACAAGGTCTGTATGCTGCTGAGCTCGCGCACCAGAGATGTGGTCAAAGCAGCGCTGGGCTTCATCAAGGTCATCATTTTCATCATGGATTCTGAGACACTGGCATCGCATATCAGCGTCATG ATGGAAGCCATCGGTACTATCAACAATGATGTGAGACGACACTTCAGAGCCAAACTCAAGAACGTCTTTACCAAGTTTGTCAGGAAGTTTgg GTTTGAGCTGGTGAAAAGCATGCTGCCCCCTGAATACCACAAGGTGCTGGCCAACATCCGCAAGGCGGAGGCTCGCAGCAAAAGACGCAAGCAGGTGTCGGAGCAACAGGACGACTCGTACAGTGAAGATGAGACCCCTATAAAGAAGAGCGACAG TATTGAAGACATCCTGGCGGACTCAGACAGCGACCTGTCAGAGGACGAAGGCAAGGCTAGGAAGAAGAAAGGTGGGAAGCAGCAGAAGGGGCGGGCCTGGTTGAAAGAGGGCGAGGATGATGACCCGCTCAACTTCTTGGATCCCAAAGTTTCCCAAAGAGTGCTTG cCACCAACCCTGAGCGGAAGAAGAGCTCTAAGGCTGATCACGGCTTCAAGGTGACGTCAGACGGGCGACTGATCATCAAAGAAGACGACGACGAGGACGCAAAGCAGAAAG ACGGTGAAATAAAGGACATTCTCGAAGAGGTTGGAGTGAAGAGT AAAAAGAGCCAAAAGAGGAAGCTTGAAGATGAGCGATTGGACAACATGGACATAGAGCCTGAGCTCAAATACAAAG CTGGTGGTAAAGGTATCCACAGACCTGTGGGAGCCAGCAGAGACTCTGGAACAGAATACAAGTCAAAG AAAGGCAAAGGTGACGTGAAGAAACAAGGCAAACTGGACCCTTACGCTTATATTCCACTTAGGAAGGAACAACTCAATCGCAG GAAGCGTGCTAAACTGCAAGGGCAGTTCAAGGGCATGGTGAAAGGAGCACAGAAGGGTGCAGTGTCAGGTAGAAAAATGCTAAGGCGCAAAAGAAAGGCTTAA